From a region of the Roseivirga sp. 4D4 genome:
- a CDS encoding glutamate synthase-related protein — protein MQKPVVVAKFSSLGEKEPTHALVSSTDLVVIRYGDEVSVLYGRCLHRGALLSDGHVDGHNLICGLHNWDYRIDTGVSEYNNSEFLNKFTSKIENDEVIVDEQEVLDYEVSNPAQFNRDEYLGVYADTHPESTEPYTRYIKELAQNGLKNWGHHGPTEAMGVDRNTLPKWEDIQFLPAQLSRRPLLDDESVGTKTIIGPNAKKPLELDIPLFVSDMSFGALSKEAKLALSKGAEMAGTGICSGEGGMLPEEQESNSRYFYELASAQFGFSWDKLKNVQAFHFKGGQGAKTGTGGHLPGHKVSKEIAEVRGLNEGESAISPATFPDFHGVQDFKDFTEKVREVTGGIPVGFKISAARLEEDIDFALEVGVDYIILDGRGGGTGAAPTILRDNINVPTIPALARARKHLDKKNAEGVSLVITGGLRVAEDFAKAMMMGADAVAVSNSALQAIGCLGMRACNTNNCPVGIATQKENLRERLIIQSSAKQLHNFFSATTDLMKVVARSCGHDDFTKFNHSDLSTFNWDIHKLAGISYAGVNP, from the coding sequence ATGCAAAAACCTGTAGTGGTTGCCAAATTTTCATCTCTTGGCGAAAAAGAACCTACCCATGCCTTAGTCTCTTCCACCGACCTTGTGGTCATTCGATATGGAGATGAAGTCTCAGTACTGTATGGTCGCTGTTTACATAGGGGGGCATTGCTTTCTGATGGTCATGTAGATGGTCATAACTTGATTTGCGGACTACACAATTGGGACTATCGCATCGACACGGGGGTGAGTGAGTACAACAACAGTGAATTCTTAAACAAGTTCACTTCCAAAATTGAGAATGACGAGGTAATCGTTGATGAGCAGGAAGTTCTTGACTATGAAGTGTCCAATCCAGCCCAGTTCAATAGAGATGAGTACTTGGGTGTTTATGCTGATACACATCCTGAATCTACCGAACCTTATACCCGCTATATTAAGGAACTTGCCCAAAATGGTCTCAAAAATTGGGGACATCATGGCCCGACCGAAGCCATGGGAGTAGACAGAAATACACTGCCAAAATGGGAAGACATTCAGTTCTTGCCAGCCCAGCTGTCCAGAAGACCCCTATTAGATGATGAAAGTGTAGGCACAAAAACTATTATTGGCCCAAATGCTAAAAAGCCTCTGGAGCTAGATATTCCACTGTTCGTCTCTGACATGTCTTTCGGGGCGTTATCTAAGGAGGCAAAACTGGCACTCTCCAAAGGAGCAGAAATGGCTGGAACGGGTATTTGTTCTGGTGAGGGTGGAATGCTTCCTGAAGAGCAAGAAAGTAACTCGCGCTATTTTTATGAACTAGCCTCTGCTCAGTTTGGGTTTTCTTGGGATAAACTCAAAAATGTCCAAGCTTTCCATTTCAAAGGCGGTCAAGGTGCCAAGACAGGAACGGGTGGACATTTGCCGGGTCATAAAGTCTCAAAAGAGATTGCGGAAGTAAGAGGATTGAATGAGGGGGAATCGGCCATCTCACCCGCCACCTTTCCTGACTTCCACGGGGTTCAAGACTTTAAAGATTTTACAGAAAAAGTGCGAGAGGTAACTGGTGGAATACCTGTTGGTTTTAAAATCTCAGCTGCTCGCCTGGAAGAAGATATTGACTTTGCTTTGGAAGTTGGAGTAGACTATATCATTCTCGATGGCCGCGGTGGTGGTACCGGAGCCGCACCTACCATACTCAGAGATAATATCAACGTACCTACCATTCCTGCATTGGCCAGAGCCAGAAAGCATTTAGACAAGAAAAATGCCGAGGGAGTATCACTGGTTATCACTGGAGGACTTCGTGTGGCCGAAGACTTCGCCAAAGCGATGATGATGGGTGCAGATGCGGTTGCCGTTTCTAATTCGGCTCTTCAGGCGATTGGTTGTTTGGGTATGAGAGCCTGTAACACCAATAACTGCCCAGTGGGTATCGCTACCCAAAAAGAAAATTTAAGAGAGAGGCTAATTATTCAGTCTTCTGCCAAACAACTGCACAACTTCTTTAGTGCTACTACTGATTTAATGAAAGTTGTAGCCCGCTCATGTGGCCACGATGATTTCACGAAATTTAATCATAGTGACCTGAGCACATTCAACTGGGATATCCATAAATTGGCGGGCATCTCATACGCGGGTGTGAACCCTTAA
- a CDS encoding NADP-dependent malic enzyme translates to MEEVYKRSVKLHEEMQGKIEMTNKIAVDNTDTLSLVYSPGVAQPCLEIEKDPERAYDMTMKGNTIAVVTNGTAVLGLGDIGPLASLPVMEGKAMLFKKFAGINAVPICIDSTNTRHIIETITRIAPAFGGINLEDIKAPESFEIEEKLQDLGIPVFHDDQHGTAIVTLAALVNAAKVTGRRLEDMKVVINGAGAAGIAIAKLLRCFDIDSELCRSVKQLIVCDSKGAIHRFRHDLNKAKTELLKYSNFDDVDGDIHDVIQGADVFIGVSKGDILTQEDIKNMADDPIIFAMANPTPEILPEECHAAGASIVGTGRSDYPNQINNVLAFPGIFKGALMARAEVISTEMKLAAAYAIARSVEQPTKEMVIPSALDTSLADVVAKAVEQAVYHEREMEQKIAEAEAKLTND, encoded by the coding sequence ATGGAAGAAGTATATAAGAGATCGGTCAAGCTGCATGAAGAAATGCAGGGTAAGATCGAGATGACGAACAAGATTGCTGTAGATAATACGGACACTTTATCTCTGGTCTATTCACCAGGTGTTGCTCAGCCTTGCCTAGAAATTGAGAAGGACCCTGAACGTGCCTATGATATGACCATGAAAGGCAACACCATTGCTGTTGTCACGAATGGAACAGCCGTTTTGGGACTTGGAGATATTGGCCCACTGGCCTCACTACCTGTAATGGAAGGTAAAGCAATGCTATTCAAGAAGTTTGCAGGTATCAATGCCGTGCCAATCTGTATTGACAGTACCAACACAAGACATATCATAGAAACCATCACCCGAATAGCCCCGGCTTTTGGGGGGATTAACCTTGAAGATATAAAAGCGCCAGAAAGCTTTGAAATCGAAGAGAAACTACAAGACTTAGGAATACCTGTTTTTCATGACGATCAGCATGGCACAGCCATCGTTACACTTGCCGCGCTTGTCAATGCGGCTAAGGTTACTGGCAGAAGATTAGAGGACATGAAAGTCGTAATCAATGGAGCCGGTGCAGCAGGAATCGCCATCGCCAAGCTATTGAGATGCTTTGATATCGATTCTGAACTATGCCGATCGGTCAAGCAACTTATTGTTTGCGATAGCAAGGGCGCAATCCATAGGTTTCGCCACGATCTCAACAAGGCCAAAACCGAGCTACTCAAATATTCCAACTTTGATGATGTGGATGGTGATATTCATGATGTGATCCAAGGTGCTGACGTATTTATCGGTGTCAGTAAAGGAGATATTTTAACACAGGAAGACATTAAGAATATGGCGGATGACCCGATCATTTTCGCCATGGCCAATCCTACACCCGAAATCCTTCCAGAAGAATGCCATGCGGCTGGAGCATCTATTGTGGGAACGGGTAGAAGCGACTACCCTAATCAAATCAATAATGTACTGGCATTCCCGGGTATCTTCAAAGGAGCTCTTATGGCGCGAGCCGAGGTCATCAGTACTGAGATGAAATTGGCAGCAGCCTACGCGATTGCACGCTCGGTTGAACAACCAACCAAAGAAATGGTAATCCCTTCGGCACTTGATACTTCTCTTGCTGATGTGGTGGCCAAGGCAGTGGAACAAGCAGTCTATCACGAAAGAGAAATGGAACAGAAAATAGCGGAAGCAGAGGCCAAATTGACTAATGATTGA
- a CDS encoding Rieske 2Fe-2S domain-containing protein produces MSVNYAGILWNRQKRIYDIILAIFVVAYIGLYVGFTATFNPELTAETMIIRATATLALLLLHIILSIGPLSRLNKRFLPLLYNRRHLGVTMFLVALVHGIFSILQFHSLGNKNPLLSLLTSNGSYDSLVRFPFQVLGFIALIIFFLMAATSHDFWLKNLSPKVWKALHMMVYVAYGLIIMHVMLGVVQLESSPFLYGGLMFGMVTIIALHFASSVLSGRGLDLKSDGYYYACNLEDIQDDCAKVLTLNGENIAIFKYDGKLSAINNVCKHQNGPLGEGKVIDGCVTCPWHGYQYEPHNGTSPPPFTEKVSTYELKLEGERVFVNPAPKPEGTTIAPVTIES; encoded by the coding sequence ATGAGTGTAAACTATGCGGGCATACTGTGGAATCGGCAGAAGAGGATATATGATATCATATTAGCCATCTTCGTTGTGGCCTATATTGGTCTCTATGTCGGATTTACGGCCACCTTCAATCCAGAACTAACGGCCGAAACAATGATTATTCGGGCAACAGCCACTTTAGCTTTGCTCTTACTTCACATCATTCTCAGTATTGGTCCATTATCAAGATTGAACAAGCGGTTCTTGCCACTACTCTATAACCGGAGACATTTGGGAGTTACCATGTTTTTGGTGGCATTAGTCCATGGTATCTTCAGCATACTGCAGTTTCATTCATTAGGGAATAAAAACCCACTCCTATCGCTTCTTACTTCTAATGGCAGCTATGATAGTCTGGTGAGGTTTCCCTTTCAGGTTTTAGGTTTCATAGCCTTAATCATTTTCTTCCTGATGGCAGCTACCAGTCATGACTTTTGGTTGAAAAACCTAAGTCCAAAAGTGTGGAAAGCACTTCATATGATGGTATATGTGGCTTATGGTCTGATCATTATGCACGTTATGCTCGGAGTAGTCCAATTAGAATCTTCTCCATTTTTATATGGGGGTTTAATGTTCGGTATGGTCACCATTATCGCCCTGCATTTCGCCTCATCTGTACTATCTGGAAGAGGACTGGACCTAAAATCAGACGGCTATTATTACGCCTGCAATCTGGAAGACATTCAAGATGACTGCGCCAAAGTACTGACCCTGAATGGTGAGAACATTGCCATTTTCAAATATGATGGAAAGCTATCCGCTATTAACAATGTCTGTAAACATCAAAACGGTCCTTTGGGTGAAGGAAAGGTAATCGATGGCTGTGTGACATGTCCGTGGCATGGTTATCAATATGAACCACATAACGGTACTTCACCTCCACCTTTCACAGAGAAAGTATCGACTTACGAATTAAAGCTGGAAGGTGAACGCGTATTTGTAAATCCTGCGCCTAAGCCAGAAGGAACGACCATAGCACCTGTGACCATAGAAAGCTAA
- a CDS encoding thiamine pyrophosphate-dependent enzyme, which translates to MATKMKWHKVLDNTEELPEGRVMSVTAEHQGICLTHFEGKFSALDNKCPHQGGPLGEGSIENGLLRCPWHGWDYHPCTGIAPGFDDGVATFLTKVEDDAVYVGIEEEAPHENTISDVMAETMVNWGVNKVFGMVGHSNLGFADAMRRQEEKGNLNFYGIRHEGAAAFAASAYGKLTGKPAACFSIAGPGATNLFTGLWDAKVDRAPILALTGQVATQVVGTGNFQEVDLVKAFSTVAEFNHRVQNNSKHSELMSLAVKHAILRRDVSHLTFPDEVQELPAPENAVAQTMEGRMPAPQITPAQESIDKALSMFKEAKRPVIIVGHGARFHMDAITAFAESMNAPVLTTFKAKGLISDSHPLGCGVLGRSGTPIASWFMNEADLLCVFGASFSNHTGITDHKPTIQVDFDPLALSKFHKIDAPIWGEISATVKIFSDALSGKIETADQRPEVAKRWAIWKSEKAKRLIDDRGEGISSIAVFEAMNKLAPENAVMCVDVGNNAYSFGRYFESKSHDFLMSGYLGSIGFAFPAAMGAWAAVGDTRPVIAVAGDGGFCQYLAELTTAVKYKMPIKLILLNNSELGKISKEQRAGEFDVWATDLHNPNFSQYANSCGALGIRVEDKSDLERQMEKILAHDGPALLEVMADVNLI; encoded by the coding sequence ATGGCTACAAAAATGAAATGGCACAAAGTGCTCGACAACACCGAGGAATTGCCCGAAGGGCGCGTAATGTCCGTTACAGCCGAACACCAAGGCATCTGTCTCACTCATTTTGAAGGCAAGTTTTCGGCCCTAGATAACAAATGCCCCCATCAAGGAGGGCCTCTGGGTGAAGGCAGTATTGAAAACGGTCTTTTGCGTTGCCCTTGGCATGGATGGGATTACCACCCATGTACTGGAATTGCTCCAGGTTTTGATGATGGTGTAGCGACATTCTTGACCAAAGTAGAAGATGATGCGGTCTATGTGGGTATTGAAGAAGAAGCTCCTCATGAAAACACCATTTCTGATGTCATGGCAGAAACCATGGTCAATTGGGGAGTTAACAAAGTATTTGGTATGGTGGGACATTCCAACCTGGGTTTTGCTGATGCGATGAGAAGACAGGAAGAAAAAGGCAATCTTAACTTCTACGGCATTCGCCATGAAGGTGCTGCTGCTTTTGCTGCTTCGGCTTACGGAAAACTGACTGGAAAACCAGCCGCTTGCTTCTCTATTGCAGGTCCTGGCGCCACCAATTTATTTACCGGTCTATGGGATGCAAAAGTAGATCGGGCTCCCATTTTAGCTTTAACGGGCCAGGTAGCCACCCAGGTTGTAGGAACAGGCAATTTTCAGGAAGTTGATTTAGTGAAAGCGTTCAGTACAGTTGCCGAATTCAATCATCGCGTGCAAAACAACTCTAAGCATTCGGAATTGATGTCTTTGGCGGTTAAACACGCTATTCTAAGAAGGGATGTGTCACATTTAACCTTCCCAGATGAGGTGCAAGAACTCCCTGCTCCAGAAAATGCAGTGGCGCAAACTATGGAAGGCAGAATGCCTGCTCCACAGATTACTCCTGCGCAGGAGAGTATTGACAAAGCGTTGTCGATGTTTAAAGAAGCGAAGAGACCCGTTATCATTGTCGGTCATGGTGCAAGATTCCATATGGATGCCATCACCGCTTTCGCTGAAAGTATGAACGCTCCTGTCCTTACTACTTTTAAAGCCAAAGGACTTATCTCCGATAGCCATCCACTTGGTTGTGGAGTGCTCGGTAGAAGCGGAACTCCAATCGCTTCTTGGTTTATGAATGAAGCAGATTTGCTTTGTGTATTCGGTGCTTCTTTCTCGAATCATACAGGAATCACTGATCACAAACCTACTATTCAGGTCGATTTCGATCCGCTGGCGCTGAGTAAATTCCACAAAATAGATGCACCCATCTGGGGGGAAATATCGGCTACGGTAAAAATCTTTAGCGATGCACTTTCTGGCAAAATCGAGACAGCTGACCAAAGGCCAGAGGTCGCCAAAAGATGGGCAATATGGAAATCAGAGAAGGCTAAACGCTTGATCGATGACCGTGGAGAAGGTATCAGTTCTATAGCCGTATTCGAGGCGATGAACAAGCTAGCTCCTGAAAATGCTGTGATGTGCGTAGATGTTGGAAACAATGCCTACTCATTCGGTCGATACTTCGAGAGTAAATCACACGATTTTCTTATGTCAGGTTACTTAGGCTCTATTGGTTTTGCCTTTCCAGCTGCCATGGGCGCTTGGGCGGCTGTGGGCGATACACGACCAGTGATAGCCGTGGCAGGTGATGGTGGCTTTTGCCAATACCTTGCCGAGTTGACTACAGCTGTTAAATACAAAATGCCGATTAAGCTTATTCTACTGAACAACTCAGAGCTCGGTAAAATCTCCAAGGAACAACGGGCTGGAGAGTTTGATGTATGGGCTACCGACTTGCATAACCCTAATTTCTCCCAGTATGCTAACAGTTGTGGCGCCCTGGGTATTCGAGTCGAAGATAAGAGTGATTTGGAGCGTCAAATGGAAAAGATATTGGCTCATGACGGACCGGCACTACTCGAAGTCATGGCCGATGTAAACTTGATTTAA
- a CDS encoding DUF427 domain-containing protein, producing the protein MKAIWNDEVIAESNETVVVEGNHYFPHESIKKEYYKESSTHSNCPWKGIASYYTIEVNGSENPDAAWYYPETSELAKGIKNYVAFWKGVKIED; encoded by the coding sequence ATGAAAGCGATTTGGAACGATGAAGTAATTGCCGAGAGCAATGAAACTGTTGTGGTTGAAGGAAATCACTATTTCCCACATGAATCCATCAAAAAGGAGTACTATAAGGAAAGCTCCACCCATTCTAATTGCCCCTGGAAGGGAATAGCCAGCTACTATACCATAGAGGTGAATGGGTCAGAGAATCCGGATGCAGCCTGGTATTACCCTGAGACCTCAGAATTAGCAAAGGGGATTAAGAACTATGTTGCCTTTTGGAAAGGTGTTAAAATCGAGGACTAA